In bacterium, the genomic window AGTAGCGGGAGACGTCCCCGAACTCGACGAGGAACGGGTCCCGCCCGCCGGCCAGGCGCCAGTACTCCGCGACCTGGCCCGAGAAGAACACGGTGTCGAGCAGCGCCCGGCCGGCCGGCCGGCCGAGGGCTTGGGCCCGCTCGATCGCGAGGATGACCAGCGCGTGCTGCTGCTGCAGGCGCAGCGACCGCGGCAGGATGGCGCGGAGCAGGACGTCGTTCTTGATGGCCGTGCCGGACTCGAGGACCTTCGGCTCGGCGTGGTCCCACACGACGTAGCCGCTGGTCTCGGGGCCCGGGTCGACCCCCACAATCACCATGACGCCACCTCCCGTAGCGCGAGCTGTAGATTGCTTGTGCGCTCGCGTGCCAGTTCGTCCAAGTACTTCGGGTTGATGTCCGCGCCGAGAAACCGGCGCCCGTGTCTCAGCGCCACGCGCCCGACTGTCGCCGTGCCGCAGAACGGGTCCAGCACGGTGTCACCGGGCCGGCTGCCGGCGAGGATGCACGGCTCGACCAGCGCCTCGGGCATCACCGCGAAGTGTGAGCCGCGGTAGGAGCAGGTCGGGATCGTCCAGACGGTGCGAGCGTTCCGGCCACGCTTCACGCTCTCGGCGTCCAACGGTTCGCCGTTGAACCGATACGTCTTATGGCCGTCCGCTGCGACTTGTCGGATGCTGCGCCCGCGCTTCAGCGTGGCCGCGTGGTAGGGCTCGCAGATCGCGGCTTTGTCGTAGTAGTACCGTTCCGACTTCGCCAGGAGGAACAGGTGTTCGTGCGCCTTCGTCGGCCGGTCTGTTACCGACTCAGGCATCGGGTTGGGCTTCGACCAGATCACATCCGAGCGCAGATACCAGCCGTCCGCTTGCAGCGCGAAGGCCACGCGCCACGGGATGCCGATGAGGTCCTTTGGCTTGAGACCTGGCAGGGGCATCCGGTTCGGCGGCGTCATCAACCCACGCAACCGCCAAGACTCGCCTTGCTTGCCGCCGCCCGGGCGCTCGCCTACCGAACCGCCGCCTGTCGCGTAACTGTCCCCCAGATTCAGCCACAGCGTCCCGTCATCCTTCAGCACGCGCCGCACTTCGCGGAAGCACTCCACCAGCGTGGCAACGTATTCCTCGGGCGTGCGCTCAAGGCCGATCTGGCGATC contains:
- a CDS encoding site-specific DNA-methyltransferase; translated protein: MIQLVVADARRLPFPDASAQTCITSPPYYGLRDYGTATWEGGDPKCDHRQEQIRTRGRGRDRAASGGTFHDSPAVEPALGLPYRELCAKCGAVRIDRQIGLERTPEEYVATLVECFREVRRVLKDDGTLWLNLGDSYATGGGSVGERPGGGKQGESWRLRGLMTPPNRMPLPGLKPKDLIGIPWRVAFALQADGWYLRSDVIWSKPNPMPESVTDRPTKAHEHLFLLAKSERYYYDKAAICEPYHAATLKRGRSIRQVAADGHKTYRFNGEPLDAESVKRGRNARTVWTIPTCSYRGSHFAVMPEALVEPCILAGSRPGDTVLDPFCGTATVGRVALRHGRRFLGADINPKYLDELARERTSNLQLALREVASW